One segment of Niallia sp. Man26 DNA contains the following:
- the copZ gene encoding copper chaperone CopZ: MEKVKLNVQGMSCNHCVNSIEGSVGKIDGVSNVKVDLGAGSVFVEFDKEVVTLDKIKETIDDQGYEVQ; the protein is encoded by the coding sequence ATGGAAAAAGTAAAATTGAACGTACAGGGTATGTCTTGTAATCATTGCGTAAACTCAATCGAAGGTAGTGTAGGTAAAATTGATGGCGTATCAAATGTAAAAGTTGATCTTGGAGCCGGATCTGTATTTGTAGAGTTTGATAAAGAGGTAGTTACATTAGATAAAATTAAAGAAACAATTGATGATCAGGGTTACGAAGTACAGTAA
- a CDS encoding DUF1405 domain-containing protein, giving the protein MNFTLLLRDKKVLFILLVVNIIGTLYGFIWYGGQLSVTPNKYLIFVPDSPTASLFFVFVLIGLILRTNLPLFEALAIVTLFKYGIWAVVMNVLVLIEIGYLDWSSYMLIFSHGAMAIQGLLYKSFYKIKGWHLVVAAIWTLHNDVIDYLFNMMPRYSVLDNYIPQIGYFTFWLSVISIGITYFLCIRKKNAIPEI; this is encoded by the coding sequence TTGAATTTTACTTTATTATTAAGGGATAAAAAGGTGTTGTTTATTCTATTAGTTGTCAATATTATAGGCACATTATATGGATTTATTTGGTATGGTGGTCAACTTTCGGTTACACCTAATAAATATCTAATTTTTGTTCCTGATAGCCCAACAGCTAGTTTGTTTTTTGTGTTTGTATTAATTGGTTTGATTTTAAGAACAAATTTACCTTTGTTTGAGGCTCTAGCTATTGTAACGTTATTTAAATATGGAATATGGGCAGTTGTAATGAATGTATTAGTTCTGATAGAGATAGGATATTTAGATTGGTCTAGTTACATGCTGATTTTCTCCCATGGAGCCATGGCAATTCAGGGTTTACTATATAAAAGTTTCTATAAAATAAAAGGTTGGCATCTAGTAGTTGCTGCAATTTGGACTCTTCATAATGATGTGATTGATTATCTATTTAACATGATGCCAAGATATAGTGTATTGGATAATTATATTCCGCAAATAGGCTATTTTACTTTCTGGCTAAGTGTTATTTCTATTGGCATTACGTATTTTCTTTGTATAAGAAAGAAAAATGCAATACCGGAAATTTGA
- a CDS encoding multicopper oxidase family protein produces MKLKIIALIGFILLILSACSNKQNENTNRADVENQPEKITTEETTEPEILKGNEFSIVAKEAKHQLTKEVSVDAWTFNGSVPGSQIRVMQGEKVKINLKNELADPVTIHWHGLVLPNNMDGIPGVTQNAVQPGETFTYEFTPQTPGTYMYHTHQDGVNQLDKGLYGALIVEPKEKTYDRDYTLMLDEWMSNPEEGMDMSDMEGMDMGESDEMEDMDMDTSNDGASMTMDDMSAYDIFTINGKSGEIIEPLKMKEGETVRLRLANIGYMTHKMHLHGQKFKVVAIDGQEIDNPEVIENQLISISPGERYDIEFVADNPGEWFLECHGNMEGTAGMKVKLQYEGSSLSTDKPNQEKELPEFTYTNYGSSKESEFTLNQKYDVKYTMNLNTEVLDNNTAYTINGKAFPNTENISVKEGDLVKVKLVNNSKGEDHPMHLHGTSFQILSKNGKNLEGASIIKDTVNLEPGDEYIIAFKADNPGNWLFHCHDLHHASAGMVTMVKYKGFQPSFTPDKNANNQPE; encoded by the coding sequence ATGAAATTAAAAATAATAGCATTAATTGGATTTATATTGTTAATTCTTTCGGCATGCTCAAATAAACAAAACGAAAATACAAATCGAGCAGATGTTGAAAATCAGCCTGAGAAGATTACTACAGAAGAAACAACTGAACCTGAAATCTTAAAAGGGAACGAGTTTTCTATTGTCGCGAAAGAAGCAAAGCATCAATTGACAAAAGAAGTCAGTGTAGATGCTTGGACTTTTAATGGTTCGGTTCCAGGTTCTCAAATACGTGTAATGCAAGGGGAGAAAGTAAAAATCAACTTAAAAAATGAATTAGCCGATCCTGTAACTATACATTGGCATGGACTTGTTCTCCCAAATAATATGGATGGTATTCCGGGTGTTACTCAAAATGCTGTACAACCAGGTGAAACATTTACTTATGAGTTTACACCCCAAACTCCTGGCACTTATATGTATCACACTCATCAAGACGGTGTTAATCAACTTGATAAAGGTCTATATGGTGCCTTAATTGTTGAACCAAAAGAAAAAACATACGATCGTGATTATACGTTAATGCTTGACGAATGGATGAGTAATCCAGAGGAAGGTATGGATATGAGTGATATGGAAGGTATGGACATGGGTGAAAGTGATGAAATGGAAGATATGGATATGGATACGAGTAATGATGGTGCAAGCATGACGATGGACGATATGAGCGCATATGACATCTTTACCATCAATGGAAAAAGTGGTGAGATTATTGAGCCTTTAAAAATGAAGGAGGGTGAGACGGTAAGACTCCGTTTGGCTAATATTGGGTATATGACACACAAAATGCATTTGCATGGTCAGAAATTTAAGGTTGTTGCGATTGATGGGCAAGAAATAGACAACCCAGAAGTAATAGAAAATCAGTTAATTTCTATATCGCCAGGTGAACGGTATGATATTGAGTTTGTAGCAGATAACCCAGGGGAGTGGTTTCTGGAGTGTCATGGAAATATGGAAGGAACTGCTGGAATGAAAGTGAAACTACAATATGAAGGAAGTTCCTTATCTACAGACAAACCGAATCAGGAGAAAGAACTTCCAGAGTTCACTTACACAAATTATGGTTCCTCAAAAGAAAGTGAGTTCACTTTAAATCAGAAATATGATGTTAAATATACAATGAACCTAAATACAGAGGTATTAGATAATAATACGGCTTACACAATTAATGGAAAGGCTTTTCCGAATACAGAAAATATTTCAGTTAAAGAAGGGGACCTTGTAAAAGTAAAGCTTGTTAATAACTCTAAAGGTGAAGACCATCCTATGCATTTACATGGTACATCTTTTCAAATTCTAAGTAAAAACGGAAAAAATCTTGAGGGAGCTTCTATTATTAAAGACACTGTAAATCTAGAACCTGGAGATGAGTATATAATAGCTTTCAAAGCTGATAATCCTGGGAATTGGCTATTCCACTGCCATGATTTACATCATGCTTCTGCAGGTATGGTAACAATGGTTAAATATAAAGGGTTTCAGCCATCTTTTACTCCTGATAAAAATGCAAATAATCAGCCAGAATAA
- a CDS encoding VTT domain-containing protein, which produces MKNIFIEYLPGNPIVIAAVTIIANIIIAIFGVIPSAFLTTINIIYFDLKLAIIISIIGESLGAIVSFILYRKGLKRFTTKYKIKSHFLKKLQNTTEFNAVILIILLRILPFIPSCAVTLTAALGSIRIIPFTIASTIGKIPSLLIEVYSINKVFNINLSGWKETIIYCSIILLLIYILKELKKIKQQDKKWR; this is translated from the coding sequence TTGAAGAACATCTTTATAGAGTATTTACCAGGGAACCCCATCGTCATAGCTGCTGTTACTATAATTGCAAATATTATAATAGCAATTTTTGGAGTTATTCCTAGTGCCTTTCTTACTACTATAAATATTATTTATTTTGATTTAAAATTAGCAATTATTATTTCAATAATTGGTGAATCATTAGGTGCTATAGTAAGTTTTATCTTATACCGTAAAGGGTTAAAACGCTTTACCACTAAGTATAAGATAAAAAGTCACTTCTTAAAAAAGTTACAAAACACAACTGAATTTAATGCCGTAATACTTATAATCCTGTTAAGAATTCTTCCTTTTATTCCTTCATGTGCCGTGACATTAACAGCAGCATTAGGTAGCATTAGAATTATCCCGTTTACTATAGCTAGTACAATAGGAAAAATTCCATCGCTTCTAATTGAAGTTTATTCCATTAATAAGGTATTCAATATCAATTTATCTGGATGGAAAGAGACAATAATATATTGCTCAATAATCCTGTTATTAATATATATTTTAAAAGAGTTAAAAAAAATAAAGCAACAAGATAAAAAATGGAGATAA
- a CDS encoding M23 family metallopeptidase — MSKLLIKKSTITIGIAASLTLFNNTSLALASSEKDLQNVKINIQENRSKVQSGLDKAEEELENIKKEQDDINAEIKRLDTLISKTNSEIRENDENIKEANTKVKKLNTEIKTLKERIQQREELLKERARSYQETGTINYLDVLIGSQSFSDFLDRAGAVTTIITADQELIQKHLDEKKLLEDKQNQAKDLLEKLENFGESQKKLKSDLDIQKKEKDNIMKSLKSKEKDLENEKLSLEEQNSLLNSQDEAIGKAIKLESEKETVVKNKTGSSNSSINNDSNTTISKQAKGAWTAPVQGRLTSTLGERWNKFHAGIDIANSADVPIVAAADGVVSRSYYSTSYGNVVFISHSINGQVYTTVYAHMDSRVVEAGETISKGQQVGIIGNTGQSFGQHLHFELHKGQWNASKSNAVNPLDYIPL, encoded by the coding sequence ATGAGTAAATTATTGATTAAGAAATCTACCATAACGATTGGGATTGCTGCTTCATTAACTTTATTTAATAATACATCTTTAGCATTAGCATCTTCTGAGAAGGATTTGCAAAATGTAAAAATTAATATACAAGAAAATCGTAGTAAAGTCCAAAGTGGTTTAGACAAAGCAGAAGAAGAACTTGAAAACATAAAAAAGGAACAAGATGATATTAATGCAGAAATTAAACGTCTGGATACATTGATTTCCAAAACCAATAGCGAAATACGTGAAAACGATGAAAATATTAAAGAAGCAAACACTAAGGTTAAAAAGTTAAATACGGAGATAAAAACTCTTAAAGAGCGCATACAGCAACGTGAGGAGTTGCTAAAGGAAAGAGCTCGTTCCTATCAAGAGACTGGAACTATTAACTATTTAGATGTTTTAATAGGATCACAAAGTTTTAGTGACTTTCTAGACAGAGCGGGAGCGGTAACAACCATAATCACTGCAGATCAAGAGTTAATACAAAAACATTTGGATGAAAAAAAATTGTTAGAAGATAAGCAAAATCAAGCAAAAGACCTGTTAGAAAAACTTGAAAATTTTGGTGAATCTCAAAAGAAGCTAAAAAGCGATTTAGACATACAAAAGAAGGAAAAGGATAATATTATGAAATCCTTAAAGTCTAAAGAAAAAGATTTAGAAAATGAAAAACTAAGTTTGGAAGAACAAAACTCATTGCTTAATTCTCAAGATGAAGCTATTGGAAAAGCAATAAAATTAGAATCTGAGAAGGAAACTGTAGTTAAAAATAAAACTGGATCAAGTAATTCTTCAATAAATAATGATTCGAATACAACTATTTCTAAACAGGCAAAAGGAGCGTGGACAGCTCCAGTTCAGGGGCGTTTAACTTCTACTCTTGGTGAAAGATGGAACAAGTTTCATGCTGGTATAGATATTGCTAATAGTGCCGATGTTCCAATAGTTGCTGCTGCTGATGGAGTTGTTAGTAGATCTTATTATTCCACAAGTTATGGCAATGTAGTCTTTATCTCTCATTCTATTAATGGACAGGTCTATACAACTGTTTATGCGCACATGGATAGTAGAGTCGTTGAGGCAGGAGAAACTATTTCTAAGGGGCAACAGGTAGGAATTATAGGTAACACTGGACAATCATTTGGTCAGCATTTGCATTTTGAACTCCATAAAGGTCAGTGGAATGCGTCTAAATCGAATGCTGTCAACCCACTCGACTATATTCCATTGTAA
- a CDS encoding HAMP domain-containing sensor histidine kinase → MRKLSIKLGILFCIIIFGLEAFMFSYLHNSIVNARIDDELSSLQARGNSHRDILEKHFVEDSISHVILMESEALTDVVIVNQKGEVLGSSFDNENFKKYLIYPQKTEIKKKGEIVEDDWKNKPYIITISPILQKKEIIGYVYMYQETDSIHTLIGRLNEHFVLAGIIALLLTFIVIILLTKALTKPLVKMKEATYQISKGNFLVDLPKTSNDELGELAVSLKELARDLNFLKKERNDFLASISHELRTPLTYIKGYADISLRKNIEEEEKEKYLRIIVEEANRLSTLIEDLFELAKIDKNTFLIQKQQINLYELLVKLQIKMSPAFKEKEIDLTINCPRTSSLHGDPARMEQIIFNLLDNAMKYSPKNSKVEVIVTARKKETEIIIHDNGNGIPEEDLPYIFNRFYRVDKSRTRSLGGTGLGLSIVQELVQAHEGTIRVESKLNIGTTFILSFKTYGGEVN, encoded by the coding sequence ATGAGAAAACTTTCAATAAAATTAGGAATTCTATTTTGCATAATTATTTTCGGACTAGAAGCATTTATGTTTTCTTATCTTCATAATTCTATAGTTAATGCCAGAATTGATGATGAGCTATCATCCTTACAAGCAAGAGGTAACTCTCATAGAGATATTCTAGAGAAACATTTTGTAGAAGATTCCATTAGTCACGTAATTTTAATGGAGTCAGAGGCTTTAACAGATGTAGTAATTGTTAATCAAAAAGGAGAAGTTCTAGGTTCCTCATTTGATAATGAAAATTTCAAGAAATACTTAATTTACCCCCAAAAAACAGAAATAAAGAAAAAGGGGGAAATTGTAGAGGATGACTGGAAAAATAAACCTTACATTATTACTATAAGTCCGATATTGCAAAAAAAGGAAATTATCGGTTATGTTTACATGTACCAAGAAACAGACTCCATTCACACTTTAATTGGAAGGTTAAATGAGCATTTTGTTCTTGCTGGTATAATTGCACTTCTTTTAACCTTTATTGTGATTATACTCCTTACTAAAGCTTTAACTAAACCACTCGTAAAGATGAAGGAAGCTACTTATCAAATAAGTAAAGGGAATTTCTTAGTCGATCTCCCAAAAACAAGTAATGATGAATTAGGAGAATTAGCAGTATCCTTAAAAGAATTAGCAAGAGACTTAAATTTCTTAAAAAAAGAGAGAAATGATTTTTTGGCTAGTATTTCTCATGAACTTAGAACGCCGTTAACTTATATAAAGGGTTATGCTGATATTTCTCTTAGAAAAAATATTGAAGAGGAAGAAAAAGAAAAGTACCTTCGAATTATTGTAGAAGAAGCAAATAGACTTTCTACTTTAATAGAGGACTTATTTGAGTTAGCAAAGATTGATAAAAACACATTTCTCATCCAGAAACAACAAATAAATCTATATGAGCTATTAGTGAAATTACAAATAAAAATGTCACCGGCCTTTAAAGAAAAAGAAATCGATTTAACAATTAATTGTCCTAGAACTTCTTCTTTACATGGAGACCCAGCGAGAATGGAACAAATAATATTCAACTTATTGGATAATGCTATGAAGTACTCTCCAAAAAACAGTAAAGTAGAAGTTATAGTAACAGCTAGAAAAAAAGAAACGGAAATAATTATCCATGATAATGGAAACGGAATACCCGAAGAGGATCTTCCTTATATTTTCAATCGATTTTACCGTGTTGACAAGTCAAGAACAAGATCTTTAGGGGGTACTGGACTAGGTTTATCCATTGTACAAGAATTGGTTCAAGCACATGAAGGAACAATAAGAGTAGAAAGTAAGCTTAATATCGGAACAACATTTATACTATCTTTTAAAACGTATGGAGGGGAAGTCAATTGA
- a CDS encoding heavy metal translocating P-type ATPase, whose translation MSTENGSLAQPKPNTSENVSLNITGMTCAACATRIEKNISKVQGVQQANVNLATEKAAVTYNPSQVSIEEIIEKVNKTGYGVEQEKVNLNIIGMTCAACATRIEKVLNKVDGVKNATVNLATEKASVEYIPGSTNVDQLVNVVKKAGYDAKLISENDGDYEQSAREKAYRKQKIKFIVGAILSIPFLIMMISDFMMEYGNGGFFHLNPWIQFLLATVVQFYVGGHYYRDAYNSVRGGSANMAVLVVLGTSAAYLYSLVVTIMGTGQFLYFEAAAVVMTLIVLGKLLEIRAKGQTSEAIKKLMGLQAKTARVIRNGMEVDIPLEDVQTEDIIFVRAGEKIPVDGIIIEGNTTVDESMLTGESMPVGKKAGDNVIGATMNKHGSFKFQATKVGKDTALSQIIKLVEEAQGSKAPIQQVADKISAVFVPIVIVIALATFGITFVLLGFTPALVSTIAVLVIACPCALGLATPTAVMVGTGKGAENGLLIKGAEHLQNSQRVTTVVLDKTGTITKGEPDVTDIVPFGNLSQDEILQIAATAEKGSEHPLGEAIVNSASDKGLNLLNATNFKAIPGHGIEVSINNQRILIGNKKLMAQNKVNISSSIDTMEKFEGEGKTAMLMAIDESLAAIIAVADTVKETSTDAIKALKQLGIEVIMITGDNRLTAEAIAKQVGVDRVLAEVLPEDKSAEVEKLKQEGKVVAMVGDGINDAPALASADVGIAIGTGTDVAMEAADITLMRGDLMGIVDIILLSKSTMRKIRQNLFWAFAYNIILIPVAAIGLLNPILAGGAMAFSSVSVVGNTLFLRRWKPIR comes from the coding sequence ATGTCAACAGAAAATGGTTCATTAGCACAACCAAAACCTAATACTAGTGAAAATGTTTCACTAAATATTACTGGAATGACATGTGCAGCATGCGCAACTCGTATTGAAAAAAACATATCAAAAGTGCAAGGCGTTCAACAAGCAAATGTAAATCTAGCTACAGAAAAAGCAGCAGTGACCTATAATCCATCACAAGTTTCAATTGAGGAAATAATTGAAAAAGTTAACAAAACAGGGTATGGGGTTGAACAAGAAAAAGTAAATTTAAATATCATAGGTATGACATGCGCCGCTTGTGCTACTCGTATTGAAAAAGTATTAAATAAGGTAGACGGAGTGAAAAATGCTACTGTTAATCTTGCAACAGAGAAGGCCAGTGTTGAATATATTCCGGGAAGTACCAATGTAGATCAATTAGTTAATGTAGTAAAGAAGGCTGGCTATGATGCAAAATTAATTAGTGAAAATGATGGGGATTATGAACAAAGTGCTCGAGAAAAAGCATATAGAAAACAAAAAATAAAATTTATTGTTGGTGCTATTTTATCTATACCTTTCTTAATCATGATGATATCAGATTTTATGATGGAGTACGGAAATGGAGGGTTTTTCCACTTAAATCCTTGGATTCAATTTTTACTAGCCACAGTAGTTCAATTTTATGTTGGTGGTCATTATTACCGCGATGCTTATAATTCAGTTCGAGGAGGTAGCGCAAATATGGCTGTACTAGTAGTGCTAGGAACATCAGCGGCCTATTTATACAGTTTAGTTGTTACCATAATGGGGACTGGGCAATTTCTTTATTTTGAAGCCGCAGCTGTGGTTATGACTCTAATTGTTTTAGGAAAGCTACTGGAAATAAGGGCAAAAGGTCAAACTTCTGAGGCTATAAAAAAATTAATGGGTTTACAGGCAAAGACAGCTAGAGTTATCCGTAATGGTATGGAAGTGGATATACCACTAGAAGATGTTCAAACAGAAGATATTATTTTCGTTAGGGCAGGCGAAAAGATACCAGTTGACGGAATAATTATAGAAGGAAATACTACAGTTGATGAATCTATGTTAACAGGAGAAAGCATGCCTGTTGGTAAGAAAGCTGGAGATAATGTTATTGGTGCTACTATGAATAAACATGGTTCGTTTAAATTCCAGGCAACTAAAGTTGGAAAAGATACTGCTCTTTCGCAAATAATTAAACTAGTTGAAGAAGCCCAAGGATCCAAAGCGCCAATTCAGCAAGTTGCAGATAAAATATCAGCAGTATTTGTACCAATTGTAATTGTAATAGCTTTAGCGACATTTGGTATTACATTCGTACTTCTTGGATTTACCCCAGCGTTAGTTAGTACAATTGCAGTACTAGTTATCGCATGTCCATGTGCTTTAGGATTAGCCACACCAACAGCTGTGATGGTAGGGACAGGTAAAGGGGCTGAAAATGGATTACTTATAAAAGGTGCAGAACATCTACAAAACTCACAGCGTGTAACAACAGTTGTGTTAGATAAAACCGGTACTATTACAAAGGGCGAACCTGATGTAACAGATATTGTTCCCTTCGGAAATCTTTCTCAAGATGAAATTTTACAAATTGCTGCAACTGCAGAAAAAGGTTCAGAACATCCACTTGGTGAAGCTATTGTAAACAGTGCGTCTGATAAAGGGTTAAATTTATTAAATGCAACTAACTTTAAAGCTATACCGGGGCATGGGATTGAGGTTAGTATCAATAATCAAAGGATTTTAATCGGTAATAAAAAGCTTATGGCTCAAAATAAGGTGAATATTAGTTCTTCTATTGATACTATGGAAAAATTCGAGGGTGAGGGAAAAACTGCTATGCTTATGGCTATTGATGAAAGTCTAGCAGCCATAATTGCTGTGGCAGATACTGTTAAAGAAACATCTACAGATGCTATTAAGGCTCTAAAGCAACTAGGTATTGAGGTCATCATGATTACTGGGGACAACCGACTTACAGCAGAAGCTATTGCCAAGCAAGTTGGTGTGGACCGAGTACTTGCTGAAGTTCTGCCAGAAGACAAATCTGCCGAAGTAGAAAAACTGAAGCAAGAAGGAAAAGTTGTTGCAATGGTTGGAGATGGAATTAATGATGCTCCCGCACTTGCTTCGGCTGATGTAGGAATTGCAATTGGGACTGGTACTGATGTTGCAATGGAGGCTGCTGATATTACCTTAATGCGGGGAGATTTGATGGGGATAGTCGATATAATTCTTCTTTCGAAATCAACGATGCGAAAGATACGCCAGAATTTGTTTTGGGCATTTGCATATAATATCATCCTTATCCCTGTTGCGGCAATTGGTTTATTAAATCCAATACTTGCCGGTGGTGCTATGGCTTTTAGTTCCGTATCTGTTGTAGGAAATACATTATTCCTCCGTAGATGGAAACCTATTAGATAA
- the lgt gene encoding prolipoprotein diacylglyceryl transferase, translated as MENIQQLNRIAFEFGNFTVYWYGIIIGAGLLLGWILATNESKKQGLPKDIFSDLLLWAIPISIISARIYYILFQWDYYKENIGEIVAIWEGGIAIHGAIIGGVLTAWVFAKKKGLSFWQLADIAAPSLILGQAIGRWGNFMNQEAHGGKVTRDFLENLNLPDIIINQMYIEGAYYHPTFLYESLWNILGFTLLIVVRRIITLKKGELFLGYIMWYSFGRFFIEGLRTDSLMLTDNLRVAQVISLIFFIAAVLLIWYRRRQECEKLR; from the coding sequence GTGGAGAACATACAACAGTTAAATAGAATCGCTTTTGAGTTTGGAAATTTCACTGTTTATTGGTATGGAATAATTATTGGAGCTGGTTTACTTCTTGGGTGGATTCTTGCTACTAATGAATCTAAAAAACAAGGACTTCCTAAAGACATTTTTTCCGATCTCTTATTATGGGCTATACCTATTTCAATTATTAGTGCCAGGATTTATTATATTTTATTTCAGTGGGACTATTACAAAGAGAATATAGGAGAAATCGTGGCAATATGGGAAGGGGGTATTGCGATACATGGAGCTATTATAGGAGGGGTCCTGACTGCTTGGGTTTTTGCTAAAAAGAAAGGTTTATCCTTTTGGCAATTGGCTGACATAGCAGCACCTAGTCTTATACTAGGTCAGGCAATAGGACGTTGGGGGAACTTTATGAACCAGGAAGCTCACGGTGGCAAGGTTACTAGAGATTTTCTGGAGAATTTAAATTTGCCAGATATTATTATTAATCAAATGTATATTGAGGGCGCGTATTATCATCCCACTTTTTTGTATGAATCCTTATGGAATATTCTTGGCTTTACTTTATTAATTGTTGTTAGAAGAATTATTACCCTTAAAAAGGGAGAACTATTTTTAGGTTATATAATGTGGTATTCTTTTGGGAGGTTTTTTATTGAGGGGTTAAGAACGGATAGCTTAATGCTTACAGATAACTTACGGGTTGCACAAGTAATTTCTTTGATATTCTTTATTGCCGCTGTACTATTAATCTGGTATAGAAGAAGGCAGGAATGTGAAAAACTTAGATAA
- a CDS encoding response regulator transcription factor yields the protein MKQILIVDDEQQMLDLIALYLSPLGYHCKKINSAIDALLYLESNPVDLILLDLMMPDMNGWEACIEIKKYWETPIIMLTARTDKKDVVKGLNTGADDYISKPFDGEELVARIEAVLRRKGNRSELIEFDGLVLDQESFDLQYQTKNIPLTPKEFALMKLFLQNLNKVFTRDHLIHSIWGHGVETEDRTIDSHIRNLRDKLRKAGFPSEEYLLTVWGVGYKWIGKESD from the coding sequence TTGAAACAAATCTTAATTGTAGATGATGAACAGCAAATGCTTGATCTAATTGCTCTGTATTTGTCACCATTAGGCTATCACTGCAAAAAAATAAATTCAGCAATTGATGCTTTACTTTATTTAGAATCAAACCCCGTTGATCTTATTTTATTAGATTTAATGATGCCTGATATGAATGGCTGGGAAGCATGTATAGAAATTAAAAAATACTGGGAAACTCCAATAATAATGCTTACTGCAAGAACAGATAAAAAAGATGTTGTTAAAGGGTTAAATACAGGGGCAGATGACTATATATCCAAACCTTTTGATGGTGAGGAACTTGTTGCTAGAATTGAAGCAGTATTAAGAAGAAAAGGTAATAGGTCCGAATTGATAGAGTTTGATGGCTTAGTCTTAGATCAAGAGTCCTTTGATTTACAATACCAGACGAAGAATATTCCTCTAACTCCAAAGGAATTTGCTCTTATGAAACTTTTTCTCCAAAACCTAAATAAAGTATTCACTAGAGACCATCTGATACACTCCATATGGGGACATGGAGTAGAAACTGAAGATAGAACAATAGATTCACACATAAGAAATTTGCGTGACAAACTTAGAAAGGCTGGTTTTCCTTCAGAGGAATACTTATTAACAGTATGGGGTGTTGGATACAAGTGGATTGGAAAAGAATCTGATTGA
- a CDS encoding AbrB/MazE/SpoVT family DNA-binding domain-containing protein, whose translation MTVYRRRIYNNGQISVPKKVQNLLNLKDGDLLFIDILDKSIIIIANHDNKNLNQCYLSRNRISIPKEIRNILGITSDTPLIMGITDDEKGIFIHIETGK comes from the coding sequence ATGACTGTGTATAGAAGGAGAATTTATAACAATGGACAAATCTCTGTTCCAAAAAAAGTACAGAATCTGTTGAACTTAAAAGATGGAGACCTTTTATTTATTGATATATTAGACAAATCTATTATAATAATAGCAAACCATGATAATAAAAATTTAAATCAATGTTATTTAAGCAGGAATCGTATTTCTATACCAAAGGAAATACGAAATATACTTGGAATAACAAGTGATACACCACTTATTATGGGCATCACAGATGATGAAAAGGGAATTTTTATACACATAGAGACTGGTAAGTAA
- a CDS encoding metal-sensitive transcriptional regulator produces MTSFLDNDESLEETHCSTSSDRKSHHSNKVKQNLITRLNRIEGQIRGIKGLIEKDTYCDDVITQISATQAAINSVAKILLEGHLKECVVERIQEGDLEVLDEVLVTIQKLMKK; encoded by the coding sequence ATGACATCTTTTTTAGATAATGATGAGTCTTTAGAGGAAACTCATTGTTCCACTTCAAGTGATCGAAAAAGCCATCACTCCAATAAGGTCAAACAAAACCTTATAACTAGGTTAAATCGGATTGAAGGTCAAATACGAGGTATAAAAGGATTAATAGAGAAAGATACTTATTGTGATGATGTCATAACACAGATATCTGCTACACAAGCTGCTATAAATAGCGTTGCAAAGATTTTACTGGAGGGTCACCTGAAAGAGTGCGTTGTTGAGCGAATACAAGAAGGTGACTTAGAAGTATTAGATGAAGTTTTAGTAACAATACAAAAACTAATGAAAAAATAA